Within the Tessaracoccus flavescens genome, the region TCTGGGCTTCGAGCCAGGTCTTGAACGCCTGCTTCGAGCGGCCCTCGACCACGGCCAGCAGGCGTGAGGGACCGGTTCTGGTCCTTGTCGGGGTCAGGTCGATGATGACGGTGACGTACTTGTCGCCGTGTCGTGTGTGTCGCCACGCGTGCTCATCGACGCCGACAATGGTGACCCCATCAAGCCGGTCTGGGGTGTCGATGAGCAGTTCGGTGCCGGCGGCCAGGATCGCGTCCGAGGCGGTGTTCCAGGCGACGCCGAGGTTGGCCGCGACCCGGGCGATCGACATCCGGTCGACCACGACCTGCTTGACCGCCAACATGATCGCGTCACGCGACAGCTTCCCCTTCGACGGCGCCGCCGCCGTGATGCTGTGACGCCAGATCCGTCGACACGGTACGCACCGGTAGCGAGGGACGACGATCTCCAGGATGGTGGGCTTCCAGCCGAACGGCACGTGCGCGAGCCGGCGCAGCACCGCATCATGCCGGGCGCCGTCCCGGCCGCACCCGCGGCATGGCTCGGCGGTGGTGGTGGGGCGGCATCGCAGGACGGTGTGATCTGGTTCGACGCGTTGCGCGGTGACGGTCAGGCCGAGACGATCCAGTCGGCAGAACGTATCGAGGCAGGGTGGGGTAGCGTTTCGCACAAGGGCCCTTGGGTTTTCAGATGTGGCTTAGACACCTTCATCCTGCCAACCCGAGGGCCCCCACCTGCCCCCGACCCCGCCGAGTCCAGCGGGTCGGGCCGGTCACCCGCACCCCTTCACTCCACCGCCATCTGTGAAGAGCCGCATTATCGCGATCACCGGTATCTCGGGCCTCATCTCTGGCGCGATCTCAATGGCGCTTGGCGAATACACCTCCGTGCGGACGCAGAACGAGCAGCTTCAAGTTGAGATCGACACCGAGCGCGACGCCCTCACTCGCAATCCAGAAGGCGAGGAGGCCGAACTCTCGATCATGTTCGAGTCGCTCGGCATGCACCCTAGTAGTACAGCTCGCGATGCCGCTTCACAGGTGCACGCGAACACCGAACAGGCGCTCAGAGTGCACCTCGCGCACGAACTTGGCTTGAGCCCCGACGAAAAGCAATCGCCGAGGGTGGCGGCAATCGCATCTCTTGTCTCCTTTAGTAGCGTGGGTGCGATTATCCCGGTCCTTCCGTTCCTGATCGGCTTCGGAACCCTCGGGTGGGGGCTCCTCTTCGGCGGAGTGGGTCTTCTCGCTGCGGGCTTCGCTGCCGCAAAGTTCACTGACCGCAACCCCTTCGCGAGCGCGGGCCGCCAGCTGCTCTTCGGCGGCATCGCCGTCGCGGCCACCTATGGCATTGGTACGCTCCTCGGGGTCTCACAACTCGGTTAATCGGCGAAGATCGAGCCCACACTCTTCAGCAGCGCCCAATTGGCTTGGTGATCCTCAAAATCACGCGATCCTCGCAATTCGAATCTCTGCTGTGGCCGTAGGCTTAATAACGCATGCCAAGCCCGGAGTTCGTCGACGCAGTGCTCGACGTCATCAGGCGCATCCCGCCAGGGCGCGTCATGACATACGGTGACATTGCGCACGCACTTGGGTCCAACGCTCCGCGGGCAGTCGGTCGAGTGCTCGCCTACTACGGCCACGCCGTCACCTGGTGGCGAGTCGTGCCGGCGAGTGGACTGCCACCGCAGGGACACAGTCGTCTCGCCCTTCCCCGCTACCTTGAAGAGGGCACACCGCTCAGGTGCCAGGTATCGGAGGACGACTACCGCATCGCTCTGTCATCGGCCCGACTCAGCTACGATCATGAAATTTACTCGGAGGTTGCCCCTTGAACCGTAATGCCCCACGACGAGGCGCATCAAAAGGCAGCCCTCTGAGGTCGATCAAGCGACCGCAGTCAGCTGGCAAGAAGGCCGGGGCCGCCTCGAAAAAGCAGGCCGCTGCCAAGGCAACGCCCAAACCGGAACGGGTGGAGCTGCCGACGCTGCAGCTCGGCTTCGTGCGCGGCGTGGCCCCAAGCAAGTGGGCCGAGCGTTGGGCGCGAGCAGTGCGAGAACAACCGTTGGAACTCGTGCCTGTGGACCTGCACGAGGTTGAGAACGCCCGCACAGAGTTCGATGTATTGCTAGAACGAGTTGCACCCGGAGCTATTCCCGCGGGAAGCGAGGCGGCAGCGCGCACCCGGCACGCGATGCACCTCTACAACGAGACCATCGCTCTTGTGGTTCCGGCAGATCACGAGCTCGCGAAGCTGGGAGAGATTGATCTCGAGGATCTCTCCTTATTGACGCTCCTCGCACACCCGGATCACTTCGCCGAGTGGCCCGAACCCCAGGAGTGGAAAGACCCTTCTTGGACGCCACGAAACGCCAAGGCAACACTCGAGCTCGTAGCGACTGGGCTCGGCGGCGCGCTCATGGCGCAGCCCCTGGCCAGGCACCTCTCTAACAAGCGTGTGCACGCCGTGATTCCCTGAGTTCCGCAGCTGAGTGACTGCTTGGGGGCGCGGTTGTGGGGGTTGACCTGCGGAAACGCGTGTTTGGCCGGTGACACGGCGTGTCACTAGCCCTGTCCCGGCGGGAGGATCAGCCCGCGGTGGCGAGGTCCAGGATCCGGGGCGGGGCGGTGATGTCGAGCTGGGCGAGGATCTTGGCCTGCTCGCTGGTGAGGTCGGTGCTCTGCTGGTAGGTGC harbors:
- a CDS encoding transposase produces the protein MLRRLAHVPFGWKPTILEIVVPRYRCVPCRRIWRHSITAAAPSKGKLSRDAIMLAVKQVVVDRMSIARVAANLGVAWNTASDAILAAGTELLIDTPDRLDGVTIVGVDEHAWRHTRHGDKYVTVIIDLTPTRTRTGPSRLLAVVEGRSKQAFKTWLEAQTDSFRNRVEIVAMDGFTGYKSAAVEAIDTVTTVMWLFIPAVGRG
- a CDS encoding VIT1/CCC1 transporter family protein, with the translated sequence MKSRIIAITGISGLISGAISMALGEYTSVRTQNEQLQVEIDTERDALTRNPEGEEAELSIMFESLGMHPSSTARDAASQVHANTEQALRVHLAHELGLSPDEKQSPRVAAIASLVSFSSVGAIIPVLPFLIGFGTLGWGLLFGGVGLLAAGFAAAKFTDRNPFASAGRQLLFGGIAVAATYGIGTLLGVSQLG
- a CDS encoding MGMT family protein, yielding MTYGDIAHALGSNAPRAVGRVLAYYGHAVTWWRVVPASGLPPQGHSRLALPRYLEEGTPLRCQVSEDDYRIALSSARLSYDHEIYSEVAP
- a CDS encoding LysR substrate-binding domain-containing protein — protein: MNRNAPRRGASKGSPLRSIKRPQSAGKKAGAASKKQAAAKATPKPERVELPTLQLGFVRGVAPSKWAERWARAVREQPLELVPVDLHEVENARTEFDVLLERVAPGAIPAGSEAAARTRHAMHLYNETIALVVPADHELAKLGEIDLEDLSLLTLLAHPDHFAEWPEPQEWKDPSWTPRNAKATLELVATGLGGALMAQPLARHLSNKRVHAVIP